Below is a genomic region from Streptomyces sp. RPA4-2.
CCGACCTGCTCGACCCGCTGCGCATCCGGCTGGCCAACCTGCCCCGGCGCGGCGGCGACCTGGTGATTCACGACCTCGGCTGCGGCACCGGCTCCATGGGCCGCTGGCTCGCCCCGCGTCTCGACGGCGCCCAGCACTGGGTCCTGCACGACCGGGACCCGTATCTGCTGCACTTCGCGACGGTGGGCTCGCCCAGCGCGGCCGCCGACGGCAGCCGGGTCACGGTCACCACCCAGCGCGGCGACATCAGCCGGCTGACCGCCGACGCCCTGACCGGAGCCTCGCTGGTGACGGCGTCCGCCCTGCTGGACGTGCTCACCCGCGAGGAGATCGACCGCCTCGCGGGGGCCTGCGCGGACGCCGGGGTCCCGGCCCTGCTGACACTCTCCGTCGCGGGACGCGTCGAGTTCGTGCCCGGCGACCCGCTGGACGCGGAGTTCGCCGAGGCGTTCAACGCCCACCAGCGGCGCGGGGACCTGCTCGGCCCGGACGCGATCACGGCGGCCTGCGAGGCCTTCGACCGGCACGGCGCGACCGTCCGGGTGCACCCGAGTCCCTGGCGGCTCGGGCCCGACGAGGCCGCGCTCACCGAGGAATGGCTGCGCGGCTGGGTCGGTGCGGCCGTCGAGCAGCGGCCCGACCTGGCGGAGCGTGCGGAATCGTACCTGCGGTCCCGTCTGGAGGCCTGCGCGGCGGGCGAGTTGAGTGTGGTCGTGCACCACAGCGACGTCCTGGCGCTGCCGCGGTCGACGGGCGGTGCGAAGTGAGCGCGGGCGTGGAAGCGGTCGGCGTGGACGCCGGCCCGGTGCCCGCCCTCGGCAGGCGCATCGCCCTGCGCATCCGGGGCGAAGCCGCCCCGGCCCAGCGGCGCCCCGGCACGGATACGCCCGGGGCCCAGGGGACGACGGACACGATACGCACCGAGGCCGAGGCGGGCGGGGCGGTCTCCACCGCCGTCGCCGTCCCGACCCCCACGGCGGACACCGCGCCGCTACGCGCCGTCGACGCCCCGGCGCACCCGCTCGCCGCCGAAACGATCGC
It encodes:
- a CDS encoding class I SAM-dependent methyltransferase, with translation MTATGSDAPGQGAPRAAGTGTAGQDVTPSGTGAAGDGVQRAGTGVAGQDEKRVVPGAGPTTSGSDAPGRRADTPDDDMPRYAPQWLQLREGADAAARAADLLDPLRIRLANLPRRGGDLVIHDLGCGTGSMGRWLAPRLDGAQHWVLHDRDPYLLHFATVGSPSAAADGSRVTVTTQRGDISRLTADALTGASLVTASALLDVLTREEIDRLAGACADAGVPALLTLSVAGRVEFVPGDPLDAEFAEAFNAHQRRGDLLGPDAITAACEAFDRHGATVRVHPSPWRLGPDEAALTEEWLRGWVGAAVEQRPDLAERAESYLRSRLEACAAGELSVVVHHSDVLALPRSTGGAK